CGTGAAGTGCAGGGGCGCGCTGCGGACCTCCCAGATGCCGGAGTCCGGCCGCCGCCAGGCCGTGCAGACGAAGTCGGCCAGTTCCGCCAGGCGCCGGGCGAGATCCGCGTCCAGCCGTCCGGCCGCGCCGGCGTACAGCCAGCCGGTCTGCATGAGTTCGCCGTAGGTGTCCAGCTGGAGCTGGGCGCCCGCCGCGTTGCCGACGCGCACCGGAGTGGAGCCGCGGTAGCCCTCCAGCGGGAGCGTTCGTTCCGGGGCGCGGCCGCCGCCGTCCAGCCGGTAGAGGACCCGCAGCCGCGGATGGGTGAGCTGGGCGGCGTGCATGAGCCACCAGAAGAAGGCCTGCGCCTCGGGCGCGCATCCCAGCCGGAGGAGCGCGTTGAGGGTGAACACCGAGTCGCGGACCCAGGAGAAGCGGTAGTCCCAGTTGCGCTCGCCCCCGATCTGCTCCGGGAGGGAGGACGTCACCGCGGCGGCGATCGCCCCCGAGGGCGCGAAGATGAGGAGCTTGAGCGCCAGGGCGCTGCGGAGGACGGCGTCCCGCCACGGGCCGTGGTACGTGCGTTCCCGCGACCAGCCCTGCCAGGCGGCGATGGTGTGCTCCATGCGCGCGTCGCATTCGGGACGGGCCGGCAGGACGAGCGGTTCCTGGTGCGCGAACGGGATCGCCAGCAGGGCCCGCCGCCCCCGGCCCAGGTCGAGGCGGCCGCTGATCGCCCCGTCGGCGCACTCCGGTTCGCCCGCGTCCCAGGCGCAGACCGCGAGGGCGTCTCCGCCGGTCACCACCACGGGCACGCCGTAGCGTCGGGTGATGCGCGGGCGGTGGGCGCCATAGGCGAGCCGCGGCCGCACGCTCCAGCGCAGCGGCACGGTCCCGGACAGGCCGTCGAGTCGACGTTGCAGCTCCCGCATCGGCCCCAGCGCCCCGCCGTCCTCCAAGGTCAGCGCATCGGTGACCCGCACGCTGCCGCGTCCGGTGGTGAACGTGGTCTCCAGGACGTTCGTGCCCGGCAGGTATCGGCGTGCGGCCGTGAAGGGCTCCTCCGGCTCCAGCAGGAAGCGCCCGCCTCGGGCCGGGTCCAGGACGGCGGCGAACACCGAGGGAGAGTCCAGGTCGGGCATGCCCAGCCAGTCCACCGACCCGTCGGCGGCGACCAGTGCGGCGCTCCGGCCGTCCCCGATGACGGCGTAGTCGCGCAGCGGAACGAAGCCGCCGCGCCGGACGTGTGCCATGCCGCGCGGCCGGACGGGTCGTTCGCCAGGAGGGCCTCCGGCTTCCATGAAGGCATGGTTTCACCAGGTCACGGCCTGGTGCTTCCGCTCCTCCCCATACGAGTTCAAGGTTTTGCACACTCGGCGGTCCCCTGGGGTGGTGCGGGGTCAGTCCCAGGTGAGGCGTTTGTGGAGGAGGGCCTGCTGGGCGGGGTTGGCGGTCAGCGCCAAGGCCTGCTGGTCGGCGGCATGGGCGGCTTCGGGCCGGTCCAGGGCTCGCAGGAGCTGGGCGCGGGTGGCGTGGTAGAGCGGGTAGGCGCGCAGGGCCGCGCGGTCGGCGTCGGGCAGGGCGTCCAGTTCGGCGAGGGCGTTGCGAGCGCCGCCCCAGGGGCCGGGATGGTGGTGCAGGGCGATGGCACGGTGCAGCCGGTGGACGGGCGAAGGGGCGAGCGCCAGCAGCATGTCGTACAGGATCGTGATCTGGGGCCAGTCGGTCGCCTCCCAGGCGGGGGCTTCGGCGTGGCAGGCGACGATCGCGGCCTGCAGCTGGTAGAGGCCGGGACGGCGCAGCGCGGCGGCGCGCCCGATCAGGCGGGTCGCCTCGGTGATGGCCTCGCGGTCCCAGCGGCTCCGGTCCTGGTCGGGCAGCGGAACCAGGGCTCCGGCGGGGTCGAAGCGGGCGTCCAGGCGGGCCTGGTGCAGCCTGATCAGGGCCAGGAGGCCGAGGACCTCGGGCTGCCTCGGCATCAGCCATGCCATCTGGGAGGCCAGCCACTCCGCCTGGTCGGCGAGGTCGGCGGCGTGCGGGCGGTCGCCGGCGCTGGTCAGGTAGCCCTCGTTGAACAGCAGGTAGACGACCGCCAGGACCTGGTCGAGCCGGTCGCCGAGCTCGGTGTCGGCGGGGACGCGGTAGGGGATTCCGGCGTCGGTGATCTTCCGTTTGGCGCGGGTGATGCGGCGCGCCACGGCGGACTCCGGCACCAGGAACGCCGCCGCTATCTGCGCCGTGGTCAGCCCGCACACCGTGCGCAGGGTCAGCGCGATCTGCGAGGTGCGCGGCAGCGCGGGGTGGCAGCAGGTGAACACCAGCTTCAGCCGGTCGTCGGGCGCGCCGGCGGGAGGCCGGGCGAGCCGGGCCAGCTTGTCGCGGTGGACGGCCCGGCGGCGCAGCACGTCGATGCCGCGGCGGCGGGCGACCGT
The sequence above is drawn from the Actinomadura hallensis genome and encodes:
- a CDS encoding glycoside hydrolase family 15 protein; translated protein: MAHVRRGGFVPLRDYAVIGDGRSAALVAADGSVDWLGMPDLDSPSVFAAVLDPARGGRFLLEPEEPFTAARRYLPGTNVLETTFTTGRGSVRVTDALTLEDGGALGPMRELQRRLDGLSGTVPLRWSVRPRLAYGAHRPRITRRYGVPVVVTGGDALAVCAWDAGEPECADGAISGRLDLGRGRRALLAIPFAHQEPLVLPARPECDARMEHTIAAWQGWSRERTYHGPWRDAVLRSALALKLLIFAPSGAIAAAVTSSLPEQIGGERNWDYRFSWVRDSVFTLNALLRLGCAPEAQAFFWWLMHAAQLTHPRLRVLYRLDGGGRAPERTLPLEGYRGSTPVRVGNAAGAQLQLDTYGELMQTGWLYAGAAGRLDADLARRLAELADFVCTAWRRPDSGIWEVRSAPLHFTHSKMMCWIALDRAVDLGDRGLIPDRGSSRWRAARAQVRDFVETRCYSAHRRCYTRSADSAELDAAVLLGLLHGYAGAGDPRMHATVDTIGRELRRGPYVDRYSGEDGLAGTEGAFLACSFWLAECLARTGRLDEAAALMDELTGLANDVGLYSEEIDPDTGAFLGNLPQGLSHLALISAACAIASATEEAAG
- a CDS encoding RNA polymerase sigma factor, giving the protein MTSPRHRQVHAELARVVREHAGRLTASLVRVLGDFAAAEDVVADAVETALRRWPDEGIPARPDAWLLTVARRRGIDVLRRRAVHRDKLARLARPPAGAPDDRLKLVFTCCHPALPRTSQIALTLRTVCGLTTAQIAAAFLVPESAVARRITRAKRKITDAGIPYRVPADTELGDRLDQVLAVVYLLFNEGYLTSAGDRPHAADLADQAEWLASQMAWLMPRQPEVLGLLALIRLHQARLDARFDPAGALVPLPDQDRSRWDREAITEATRLIGRAAALRRPGLYQLQAAIVACHAEAPAWEATDWPQITILYDMLLALAPSPVHRLHRAIALHHHPGPWGGARNALAELDALPDADRAALRAYPLYHATRAQLLRALDRPEAAHAADQQALALTANPAQQALLHKRLTWD